From the Sphingomonas mesophila genome, one window contains:
- the infA gene encoding translation initiation factor IF-1: MAKEELLEMRGRVVELLPNAMFRVELENGHEILGHTAGKMRKNRIRVLTGDEVLVELTPYDLTKGRITYRFMPGRGGPGPQA; this comes from the coding sequence ATGGCCAAGGAAGAACTTCTCGAGATGCGCGGACGGGTGGTCGAACTGCTGCCCAACGCGATGTTCCGCGTCGAGCTCGAGAACGGCCACGAGATCCTCGGCCATACTGCCGGCAAGATGCGCAAGAACCGGATCCGCGTGCTGACCGGCGACGAGGTGCTGGTCGAGCTGACGCCGTACGATCTGACCAAGGGCCGCATCACCTATCGCTTCATGCCCGGCCGCGGAGGCCCCGGCCCGCAAGCCTGA
- a CDS encoding Maf family protein, whose product MKLVLASASPRRLDLLARIGITPDEVDPADIDESVAKGELPRAHALRLAEEKAAAVATRHRGALVLAADTVVAVGRRILPKVEDEATLRRCMALLSGRRHRVMTGVALALPGGDVRSRLVETMIAMKRLSAEEIEFYAAHGEWRGKAGGYALQGYGEVYVRHIAGSYSNVVGLPLAETRVMLIGAGYPLG is encoded by the coding sequence ATGAAGCTCGTCCTCGCCTCGGCGAGCCCGCGCCGCCTCGATCTTCTCGCCCGCATCGGCATCACCCCGGACGAGGTCGACCCCGCCGATATCGATGAAAGCGTGGCCAAGGGCGAATTGCCCCGCGCCCATGCGCTTCGGCTAGCCGAGGAGAAAGCGGCGGCGGTGGCCACGCGCCATCGAGGGGCGCTGGTGCTGGCGGCCGACACGGTCGTCGCGGTCGGCCGGAGGATTCTTCCCAAGGTCGAGGACGAGGCGACGCTGCGGCGCTGCATGGCGTTGCTCTCCGGGCGGCGGCACCGGGTGATGACCGGCGTGGCGCTTGCGCTCCCGGGAGGGGATGTGCGCAGCCGGCTGGTCGAGACGATGATCGCGATGAAGCGGCTGAGCGCCGAGGAAATCGAATTCTACGCGGCGCACGGCGAGTGGCGCGGCAAGGCCGGCGGCTATGCGCTGCAGGGCTATGGCGAGGTCTATGTCCGACATATCGCCGGAAGCTATTCGAACGTTGTCGGACTGCCGCTGGCCGAGACCCGGGTGATGCTGATCGGCGCAGGCTACCCGCTTGGCTGA
- a CDS encoding ribonuclease E/G, translating into MAEWIVEDGIGETRAALVEAGEIVAARVRRDGVTPAGTILEARLAAVAPRVMVEAGGEQFLLPRGGSGISEGGRLVVEVTREALGGREPWKRGLARLIDAEPCEAPPLAEGPHGRIEGWDELLEEARSGIIRFDGGELRIEPTAAMTTIDVDGWLVPGKLAQMGAWAAARAIARLDIGGSIGIDFPTLKAKNERGEVDSILETYLPRPFERTAMNGFGFVQIVRPRPRASLVELAADRDQFEARALLRRAEAEVGARRLVAHPRVIAVLEARPEWLDVLARRIGGAVSLRGDASFAISGGHAEQA; encoded by the coding sequence TTGGCTGAGTGGATCGTCGAGGACGGGATCGGCGAGACCCGCGCGGCGCTGGTCGAGGCGGGCGAGATCGTCGCGGCGCGCGTGCGGCGCGACGGCGTGACCCCCGCCGGTACCATTCTCGAAGCGCGGCTTGCGGCGGTAGCGCCGCGGGTGATGGTCGAGGCTGGCGGCGAGCAATTCCTGCTTCCGCGCGGGGGGAGCGGGATCAGCGAAGGCGGGCGGCTGGTAGTGGAGGTGACGCGCGAGGCACTCGGCGGGCGCGAGCCGTGGAAGCGCGGATTGGCACGGCTGATCGACGCCGAGCCTTGCGAAGCACCGCCGCTCGCCGAGGGCCCGCATGGCCGGATCGAAGGCTGGGACGAGTTGCTCGAGGAGGCGCGCAGCGGGATCATCCGGTTTGACGGCGGCGAGCTCAGGATCGAGCCGACCGCGGCAATGACGACGATCGATGTCGACGGCTGGCTGGTGCCCGGCAAGCTGGCGCAGATGGGCGCCTGGGCGGCGGCTCGGGCGATCGCCCGGCTCGACATCGGCGGCTCGATTGGAATCGATTTCCCGACGCTCAAGGCGAAGAACGAGCGGGGCGAGGTCGATTCGATTCTCGAGACCTACTTGCCGCGACCGTTCGAGCGGACGGCGATGAACGGCTTCGGGTTCGTGCAAATCGTCCGGCCGCGGCCTCGCGCGTCGCTGGTCGAGCTTGCCGCGGATCGCGACCAATTCGAGGCGCGCGCCTTGCTGCGACGGGCCGAGGCCGAAGTCGGCGCTCGTCGGCTGGTCGCGCACCCGCGGGTCATCGCCGTCCTCGAAGCGCGGCCCGAATGGCTCGACGTGCTCGCGCGACGAATTGGCGGAGCGGTCAGCTTGCGCGGCGACGCATCGTTCGCCATCTCCGGCGGCCATGCCGAGCAAGCCTAA
- a CDS encoding DNA gyrase inhibitor YacG has translation MPSKPKPCPYCGKPPSAAHQPFCSRGCKDRDLLKWLGDGYRIPGPPADPERLDSGGDES, from the coding sequence ATGCCGAGCAAGCCTAAACCCTGCCCCTATTGCGGCAAGCCGCCGAGCGCGGCGCACCAGCCGTTCTGCAGCCGCGGGTGCAAGGACCGCGACCTGTTGAAATGGCTCGGCGACGGTTATCGCATTCCCGGCCCGCCGGCCGACCCCGAGAGGCTGGACAGCGGCGGGGACGAAAGCTAG
- a CDS encoding tyrosine-type recombinase/integrase, translating into MGHAIYDPGQNDRPAWNVGRKLGAKRPLLPKQVWAVRFFLEQEHRLRDRALFDLAIDSKLRGCDLVKIKIDELVSGARIRQRAIVIQQKTGRPVQFELLEPARTSLLQWLELRGGSLDEYVFPSRTDRLAHLSTRQYSRLVDEWVTAIGLRPEDYGTHSLRRTKAALIYKQTGNLRAVQILLGHTKIETTVRYLGVEVEDALALAEATEV; encoded by the coding sequence ATGGGACATGCGATCTACGATCCCGGTCAGAACGACCGTCCGGCTTGGAATGTTGGCCGTAAGCTAGGTGCCAAGCGGCCGCTGCTGCCCAAGCAGGTTTGGGCCGTGCGCTTCTTCCTGGAGCAGGAGCATCGCCTGCGGGATCGCGCTCTCTTCGATCTTGCGATCGACAGCAAGCTTCGGGGTTGCGATCTCGTCAAGATCAAGATTGACGAGCTGGTCAGCGGAGCCCGCATCCGTCAGCGAGCAATCGTCATCCAACAAAAGACTGGCCGTCCAGTACAGTTCGAGCTTCTAGAGCCGGCCCGCACAAGTCTGCTCCAGTGGCTTGAGCTGCGAGGAGGCTCTCTCGATGAGTATGTCTTCCCCAGCCGCACTGACAGGCTCGCTCATCTGAGCACTCGACAATATTCTCGCCTTGTCGACGAATGGGTGACTGCGATTGGCCTGCGCCCAGAGGATTACGGCACGCACTCCCTCCGACGCACCAAGGCAGCCCTAATCTACAAGCAGACAGGCAACCTGCGGGCCGTGCAGATCCTACTCGGTCACACCAAGATTGAGACAACTGTCCGCTACCTAGGTGTCGAAGTGGAAGACGCCTTGGCGCTGGCCGAGGCGACTGAAGTGTGA
- a CDS encoding PepSY domain-containing protein — MTIKSIWLRRIHRWVGLIIGVQFLLWAISGTAMALLNMEEVAGGKRGGQSTPGLRATPVAWPRVQQALAGQSVTKVSLQPLPWGQHLLVTSPSAGVRLFNAATGLPVQIGKREAQLIAAAAHPDRAVVAHVTPLTELTLAVREHQLPIWQVAFRDDRHSSYYVSGTTGAVLERRNDTWRWWDFFWMLHNMDYAKRTSFNHPLIVTVGIAMAWLAVTGFWLLFRTMWRHDLTWLKFSRGTPSGAGTR, encoded by the coding sequence ATGACCATCAAGTCGATCTGGCTCCGTCGCATCCATAGATGGGTTGGCCTGATCATCGGCGTTCAATTCCTGCTGTGGGCAATCAGTGGCACTGCCATGGCGTTGCTCAACATGGAGGAGGTCGCCGGGGGCAAGCGAGGCGGACAGAGCACGCCGGGGCTGCGAGCCACGCCAGTCGCGTGGCCACGGGTCCAGCAGGCGCTTGCTGGCCAGTCTGTAACCAAGGTGTCGCTCCAGCCGCTGCCTTGGGGCCAGCACCTACTGGTGACTTCCCCAAGCGCGGGTGTCCGCCTGTTCAACGCTGCTACCGGCTTGCCAGTCCAGATAGGGAAGCGCGAGGCTCAGCTAATTGCTGCCGCTGCTCATCCGGATCGCGCAGTCGTTGCCCATGTGACGCCGCTCACCGAATTGACGCTAGCTGTTCGAGAACACCAATTACCGATTTGGCAGGTCGCATTCCGCGACGACCGACACAGCAGTTACTATGTGTCAGGCACTACCGGCGCGGTCCTGGAACGCAGGAATGACACTTGGCGCTGGTGGGACTTCTTCTGGATGCTCCACAACATGGACTATGCCAAGCGCACCAGCTTCAACCACCCGCTCATAGTGACCGTTGGCATAGCTATGGCATGGTTGGCGGTGACAGGCTTTTGGCTGCTGTTCCGTACGATGTGGCGGCACGATCTCACATGGCTGAAGTTTTCCAGGGGAACTCCTTCGGGCGCGGGCACTCGATAG
- a CDS encoding PepSY domain-containing protein: MARAYPFRHPQKKWAGSGLPARHQTRWGSDHQLMRSHVIARKTHKWLGLFLGLQVVVWSLSGLYMTSIHIDTIHGDHFVRHQQPPGVDAATLRDPIALASSSGAENVRLAWIDSRPVYVLTGQAGEQVVDARNGEAVAHPMEQQVRALARSYYTGPEPISSARLITDIPGEIRGRKPPLWRVEFAHWNKPTLYLSPTTGELVSRRHELWRIFDFVWMLHIMDYDERENVNNLVLRVFTWGTVLLALSGAWLLLYAFPRKKKKGAARA, translated from the coding sequence TTGGCGCGAGCTTATCCCTTCCGTCATCCTCAGAAGAAATGGGCCGGCAGTGGCCTGCCGGCCCGCCACCAAACTCGCTGGGGGAGCGATCATCAACTGATGCGCAGCCATGTGATTGCCCGAAAAACTCACAAGTGGCTTGGCCTCTTCCTTGGCCTGCAAGTGGTCGTTTGGTCGCTCAGCGGCCTTTACATGACCTCGATCCACATCGACACGATCCATGGCGATCACTTCGTGCGCCATCAGCAGCCACCGGGCGTAGATGCGGCAACGCTGAGAGATCCGATCGCCCTGGCTTCGTCCTCCGGTGCCGAGAATGTCCGTTTGGCGTGGATCGATAGCCGACCGGTCTATGTCCTGACCGGTCAAGCTGGTGAGCAAGTTGTCGACGCTAGAAACGGAGAGGCTGTTGCCCATCCAATGGAGCAGCAGGTCCGGGCGCTCGCCCGCTCATACTACACCGGCCCCGAGCCAATCTCGTCTGCGAGGCTGATCACCGACATTCCGGGCGAGATAAGGGGCCGGAAGCCGCCGCTCTGGCGCGTGGAGTTCGCGCACTGGAACAAGCCGACGCTCTACCTCTCGCCGACGACCGGCGAGTTGGTTTCACGCCGTCATGAGCTTTGGCGTATCTTCGACTTCGTCTGGATGCTGCACATCATGGACTATGATGAGCGCGAGAACGTCAACAACCTGGTGCTGCGTGTTTTCACCTGGGGCACCGTCCTGCTCGCCCTCTCAGGTGCCTGGCTTCTGCTCTATGCCTTCCCGAGAAAAAAGAAGAAGGGAGCGGCACGAGCATGA
- a CDS encoding DUF305 domain-containing protein has product MNKVTTFTALLMATAALAACGSTADNQVVANETSMDANMAAGNSMQMSGPFGEAEMRMDEQMMAAVGSDVGQNWLKKMIVHHQGAVDMSRIVLDQNPTADVAKMARETIAKQGKEIEDLQKLVQEGAPDQRSAELYRPAMMDMHQKMMAASGADISQTYMRKMLEHHKGAVAMSDVALANGVTGTLRSQIQKTRADQQKEIAMVEAMLRGEPMQSAMQQSGAKTAAQAKAEPAPADTAKAEPKAQPKATTAARPAEPKASAAPPAKAEPAPAASTCAPEHRAAGHC; this is encoded by the coding sequence ATGAACAAGGTGACGACTTTCACGGCTTTGCTGATGGCTACGGCTGCGTTGGCCGCATGCGGATCGACGGCGGATAATCAGGTCGTCGCCAACGAGACTTCGATGGATGCCAACATGGCAGCAGGCAACTCCATGCAGATGAGCGGGCCCTTTGGGGAAGCCGAGATGCGCATGGACGAGCAGATGATGGCTGCGGTCGGCAGCGACGTCGGCCAAAACTGGCTCAAGAAGATGATCGTGCACCATCAAGGCGCGGTAGACATGTCCCGCATCGTTCTGGACCAAAACCCCACCGCCGACGTCGCAAAGATGGCGCGGGAGACGATCGCCAAGCAGGGTAAGGAGATCGAGGATCTCCAGAAACTCGTTCAGGAGGGTGCGCCCGACCAGCGCAGCGCCGAACTCTACCGTCCTGCCATGATGGACATGCACCAGAAGATGATGGCGGCTTCGGGCGCGGATATCTCGCAGACCTACATGCGCAAGATGCTGGAGCACCATAAGGGTGCTGTGGCGATGTCGGACGTGGCTCTTGCGAACGGAGTGACAGGCACGCTTCGCAGCCAGATCCAGAAGACTCGCGCGGATCAGCAGAAGGAAATCGCCATGGTTGAAGCCATGCTGCGGGGCGAACCGATGCAGAGCGCTATGCAGCAATCGGGAGCGAAGACCGCTGCGCAGGCCAAGGCAGAACCCGCACCGGCAGATACGGCTAAGGCCGAACCGAAGGCTCAGCCGAAAGCCACAACAGCTGCCCGTCCGGCCGAGCCGAAGGCAAGCGCCGCGCCTCCTGCAAAGGCCGAACCTGCCCCTGCGGCATCGACTTGCGCTCCGGAGCATCGCGCAGCAGGGCACTGCTGA
- a CDS encoding DUF411 domain-containing protein has translation MSASLAGCGSSEPASNKIATAEPTITQAQAATPTKAESITVFRDPNCGCCSLWAERARQAGYDVRVTDRPDMASVKQRYGVPTDLASCHTSLVGGYVIEGHVPAEDVDRLLRERPSDIKGIAVAGMPTGSPGMESPDGTKEPFDVVAFGANGQTRLYRSVKG, from the coding sequence ATGAGTGCATCGCTTGCGGGTTGCGGCAGTTCCGAGCCCGCCAGCAACAAGATAGCTACGGCTGAGCCAACAATCACTCAAGCTCAAGCTGCTACGCCGACGAAAGCCGAAAGCATCACCGTCTTTCGAGACCCGAACTGCGGCTGCTGCTCGCTCTGGGCTGAGAGAGCCCGGCAGGCCGGATACGATGTGCGGGTGACGGATCGGCCAGACATGGCTTCGGTGAAGCAGCGCTATGGCGTGCCGACGGACCTAGCTTCCTGCCACACCAGCCTCGTTGGCGGCTACGTTATCGAAGGTCACGTTCCCGCTGAGGATGTCGACAGGCTGCTTCGCGAACGTCCATCGGACATCAAGGGGATCGCCGTGGCAGGAATGCCCACTGGGTCACCTGGCATGGAAAGTCCGGATGGCACGAAGGAGCCATTCGACGTCGTCGCCTTCGGGGCGAACGGCCAAACTCGCCTCTACCGATCAGTGAAGGGCTGA
- a CDS encoding DUF305 domain-containing protein: protein MQQSQHHNGEMHDPAMMRRHYWLLALNLAISLAIMYFVMFAMINSLGEFIQNVNFFYMALMMWAPMGSLMLIMMGGMYKNKRLNMALHALFAVILVLSFLATRQQWLVGDKQFLRSMIPHHSGAILMCREATIRDAEIKRLCEEIIPAQQREIDEMKQIMARM, encoded by the coding sequence ATGCAGCAGTCACAGCACCACAATGGAGAAATGCACGATCCCGCAATGATGCGACGGCACTACTGGCTGCTCGCGCTGAACCTCGCGATCAGCCTGGCCATCATGTATTTCGTCATGTTCGCCATGATCAACTCACTCGGTGAGTTCATCCAGAACGTGAACTTCTTCTACATGGCTTTGATGATGTGGGCACCGATGGGCTCGCTGATGCTCATCATGATGGGCGGCATGTATAAGAACAAGCGCCTGAACATGGCGCTTCACGCCCTCTTTGCCGTCATTCTAGTGCTGTCCTTCTTGGCGACGCGTCAGCAATGGCTGGTCGGCGACAAGCAGTTCCTGCGCTCGATGATCCCGCATCACTCCGGTGCGATCCTGATGTGCCGTGAGGCGACGATCAGAGACGCCGAGATCAAGCGTCTATGCGAGGAGATCATTCCTGCTCAGCAGCGTGAGATCGACGAGATGAAACAGATCATGGCGCGCATGTAA
- a CDS encoding DUF2231 domain-containing protein: protein MILTQPGRSFWRQLVIGFVLLWAALMVLSASAAAHEGHKQQRQAQLAAQQRLQQQRAASVQMQQQPQPQQQASSNQMTPGEMHENMGEMMMTPTDRSKMSFFERLRTWLGAFHSIIVHFPIAFFPAALFTAVVGRRRPAFSTPIQFLVVAGGVVAPFAALLGWLNAGFELIDPDSLLLAHRWLGTGIGLGGLALALWAWRRPWEDRGAGMILSLSVMTAAIAVQGWFGGSLIHGVAHLNW, encoded by the coding sequence ATGATCCTCACTCAACCCGGCAGGTCATTCTGGCGCCAGCTGGTCATCGGCTTTGTGCTGCTTTGGGCTGCGTTGATGGTGCTCTCGGCCTCGGCCGCTGCTCATGAGGGCCACAAGCAGCAGCGGCAGGCGCAATTGGCTGCACAGCAGCGACTGCAGCAGCAGCGAGCCGCTTCCGTTCAGATGCAGCAGCAGCCGCAGCCGCAGCAGCAAGCCTCTTCCAATCAGATGACACCCGGCGAAATGCACGAGAACATGGGTGAGATGATGATGACGCCCACGGACCGCTCGAAGATGAGTTTCTTCGAAAGGCTGCGGACATGGCTGGGCGCCTTTCACTCGATCATCGTGCATTTTCCGATAGCGTTCTTCCCGGCTGCCCTATTCACAGCAGTGGTTGGCCGGCGACGGCCGGCTTTCAGTACGCCGATTCAGTTCCTGGTGGTCGCCGGCGGGGTCGTCGCGCCCTTTGCGGCGCTTCTGGGCTGGTTGAACGCTGGCTTCGAGCTCATCGACCCGGATTCGCTGTTGCTTGCACATCGCTGGCTTGGAACGGGGATCGGGCTCGGGGGCCTTGCGCTAGCACTCTGGGCGTGGCGTCGACCGTGGGAAGATCGGGGTGCCGGAATGATCCTCTCGCTCTCAGTTATGACCGCCGCAATTGCCGTCCAAGGTTGGTTCGGTGGGTCGCTAATCCATGGGGTCGCACACCTGAACTGGTGA
- a CDS encoding nuclear transport factor 2 family protein, translating into MKHAFMLSVALLVASPVVAQPSRALPAAAQRADVAAIKTVLAQYKDAIEKLDASKTERLFLKNSAIFETGGVEGTYANYLAHHLGPELREFRSFRFSDYKVDVHLLGPGAAHTVETYKYRIETKGGETVDRVGVATSVLRKEDGRWKIVMMHNSGRKPRTP; encoded by the coding sequence ATGAAGCACGCATTTATGCTCAGCGTCGCACTGCTCGTCGCATCACCAGTGGTTGCTCAGCCCAGTCGAGCGCTGCCGGCCGCGGCCCAGCGCGCCGATGTCGCGGCAATCAAGACCGTTCTTGCGCAATACAAGGATGCGATCGAGAAACTTGACGCGTCCAAGACCGAGCGCTTGTTCCTGAAGAACTCTGCGATCTTCGAGACAGGCGGTGTGGAGGGTACATACGCCAACTACCTCGCGCATCACCTCGGTCCCGAGTTGCGCGAGTTCAGGTCATTCCGCTTCTCGGACTACAAGGTGGATGTTCATCTGCTTGGACCAGGGGCAGCCCATACTGTTGAGACCTATAAGTACCGCATCGAGACCAAAGGCGGCGAAACCGTGGATCGCGTCGGCGTAGCGACAAGCGTCCTACGCAAGGAGGACGGTCGCTGGAAGATCGTCATGATGCACAACTCCGGCCGAAAGCCGCGCACGCCATGA
- a CDS encoding copper resistance protein B — MGRHHLDEFHGNQKFFQILNNIAEYRAGKGADGYGWESEAWYGGDINRFWLRTEGEGAFGEGIESAEVQALYSHAIDPYWNVQGGLRYDFKPNPSRVYATVQLEGLAPSFFDVEGALFLSNKGELSARVGGYYDQRITQRLILQPRVEFDFAAQNSREIGVGAGLSKAEFGARLRYDIRREFAPYIGVQYERAFGRTASYRRAEGEKAGALQLLIGVRSWF; from the coding sequence ATGGGACGACATCACCTTGATGAGTTCCATGGCAACCAGAAGTTCTTCCAGATCTTGAACAACATCGCGGAGTATCGAGCCGGGAAGGGCGCTGATGGCTACGGCTGGGAAAGCGAAGCCTGGTACGGCGGCGACATAAACCGGTTCTGGCTCAGGACCGAAGGTGAAGGCGCCTTCGGTGAGGGCATCGAGAGCGCCGAGGTCCAGGCCCTCTACAGCCACGCAATAGACCCATACTGGAATGTGCAAGGCGGGCTTCGCTATGATTTCAAGCCGAACCCATCGCGCGTGTACGCTACCGTGCAGCTGGAGGGACTTGCCCCCAGCTTCTTCGACGTGGAGGGCGCGCTCTTCCTGTCGAACAAGGGCGAGCTCTCCGCTCGCGTGGGCGGCTATTATGATCAGCGTATAACGCAGCGTCTCATCCTGCAGCCAAGGGTCGAGTTCGACTTTGCCGCTCAGAATAGCCGCGAGATTGGGGTCGGTGCTGGCCTGTCCAAGGCCGAATTCGGTGCTCGCCTTCGGTACGACATCAGGCGTGAGTTCGCTCCATACATCGGTGTTCAGTACGAGCGCGCTTTCGGCAGAACCGCCAGTTACAGGCGAGCCGAGGGCGAGAAGGCGGGCGCTCTCCAGCTGCTCATCGGCGTACGAAGCTGGTTCTAA
- a CDS encoding copper resistance system multicopper oxidase gives MFDKLALERRQFLRAAALGGAGVGFAAAMPAWAQTVSRGIARPLPTVSGSDIALTIGQVAVKVDGKVSRAIGVNGTVPAPLVRLKEGERVRLRVQNTLDEESSIHWHGLLVPFQMDGVPGVSFPGIMPRSTFTYEFAVPHYGTYWYHSHSAYQEEDGLYGPIIIDPVGPDPVAYDREHVLVLSDHTPLSGATVYKKLKQMGGGYFNHQRLTLSGALAGRDMPAKERREWAKMRMDPADIADVTGSTYNFTVNGHGPYDNWTGLFRAGERVRLRIINASAQTNFNVRIPDLPMTVVQADGQNVRPVTVDEFQIGVAETFDVVVTPGDRAYSFVSEAIDRSGMGRATLAPREGMFAPVPPLRPRPLLTMKDMGMDMSGMAGMDHGGMAGMNHGGMAADGPNIPNVAVRRGVDPSAEQNASRNLWKLTGWKEPTDHGTIKAAAGAAVAATMSGMGQGSMAGMDHAAMGHGTAGPAAAGSMAGMDHSAMGHGSSAQGGAMQGMDHGSMSMRDFKNAPQVDKNPGVQSISPMPMDRTGEPPQGLEGMDHRVLTYRDLVALQRNPDVRAPTRQLEIHLTGNMERYMWGFDGKKLSEPADPIPFRLNERVRVTLVNDTMMPHPIHLHGHFFELVTGHGAYGPRKHTVNVPPGGKMTFDVTADAAGDWAFHCHNLYHMTAGMMRVVTVRPLQGDMQNDLAS, from the coding sequence ATGTTTGATAAGCTCGCTCTCGAGCGGCGCCAGTTTCTGCGCGCCGCCGCCCTTGGCGGTGCCGGCGTCGGCTTCGCTGCTGCTATGCCAGCCTGGGCACAGACCGTGTCTCGCGGGATCGCTCGGCCGCTACCTACCGTTAGCGGCTCTGATATCGCTCTGACGATCGGCCAAGTCGCCGTGAAGGTGGACGGCAAGGTTAGCCGCGCCATCGGAGTGAACGGCACCGTGCCAGCTCCGCTCGTCCGCCTCAAGGAAGGTGAGCGTGTACGCCTGCGGGTGCAGAACACGCTTGATGAAGAGAGCTCGATCCACTGGCACGGGCTGCTCGTGCCTTTCCAGATGGACGGGGTTCCAGGCGTCAGCTTTCCAGGCATCATGCCTCGCTCGACCTTCACCTACGAGTTCGCGGTCCCCCACTACGGGACGTACTGGTACCATTCGCATTCGGCCTACCAGGAGGAGGATGGCCTTTATGGCCCGATCATAATCGATCCGGTCGGGCCTGATCCTGTCGCTTACGACCGCGAGCACGTGCTCGTCCTCTCCGATCACACGCCGCTGAGCGGCGCCACGGTCTACAAGAAGCTGAAGCAGATGGGCGGTGGCTACTTCAACCATCAGCGCCTGACCCTCTCGGGTGCGCTTGCCGGCCGCGACATGCCTGCCAAGGAGCGGCGTGAATGGGCCAAGATGCGGATGGACCCCGCCGACATCGCCGACGTCACTGGATCGACCTACAATTTCACGGTCAATGGCCACGGACCTTACGACAATTGGACGGGCCTGTTTCGTGCCGGCGAACGCGTGCGGCTTCGCATCATCAACGCGTCGGCCCAGACGAACTTCAATGTCCGCATCCCTGACCTGCCGATGACGGTCGTCCAAGCGGATGGTCAGAATGTCCGTCCCGTTACCGTTGATGAGTTCCAGATCGGCGTCGCTGAAACGTTTGATGTCGTCGTCACCCCCGGGGACCGCGCCTACAGCTTCGTCAGCGAGGCGATCGACCGGTCTGGAATGGGTCGAGCCACGCTTGCGCCGCGCGAGGGGATGTTCGCGCCCGTTCCACCACTCCGCCCCCGTCCCCTGCTCACCATGAAAGACATGGGCATGGATATGAGCGGCATGGCGGGGATGGATCATGGCGGGATGGCCGGCATGAACCATGGCGGTATGGCCGCAGACGGACCTAACATTCCGAACGTTGCCGTTCGGCGAGGTGTCGATCCCTCGGCTGAGCAGAACGCGTCCCGCAATCTGTGGAAGCTGACGGGCTGGAAGGAGCCCACCGACCACGGAACGATCAAGGCTGCCGCCGGAGCGGCCGTAGCAGCCACGATGAGCGGCATGGGGCAAGGCTCTATGGCCGGCATGGACCACGCAGCCATGGGTCATGGCACTGCTGGACCCGCTGCGGCTGGCTCGATGGCAGGCATGGACCATTCGGCCATGGGACATGGCTCTTCGGCGCAGGGTGGCGCCATGCAGGGTATGGATCACGGATCCATGAGCATGCGTGATTTCAAGAACGCGCCTCAGGTCGACAAGAACCCTGGTGTCCAGTCGATCTCGCCGATGCCGATGGACCGAACTGGCGAGCCACCCCAGGGTCTCGAGGGCATGGATCACCGGGTACTTACCTACCGTGATCTAGTGGCTCTTCAGCGCAATCCCGATGTCCGCGCACCGACCCGCCAGTTGGAAATCCACCTTACCGGGAACATGGAACGCTACATGTGGGGCTTCGATGGTAAGAAGCTCAGCGAGCCCGCTGATCCCATTCCATTCCGGCTCAACGAACGGGTACGCGTCACATTGGTGAATGACACCATGATGCCCCACCCGATCCACTTGCATGGGCATTTCTTCGAACTGGTCACTGGCCATGGGGCTTACGGCCCTCGCAAGCACACCGTGAACGTGCCGCCAGGGGGCAAGATGACCTTCGACGTGACCGCCGACGCGGCCGGCGACTGGGCGTTCCACTGCCACAACCTCTACCACATGACTGCCGGGATGATGCGGGTCGTCACCGTGCGCCCCTTGCAGGGAGACATGCAAAATGACCTCGCCTCTTAA
- the cueR gene encoding Cu(I)-responsive transcriptional regulator has protein sequence MKIGQISTASGVSQRMIRHYEKIGLIPQAARRDSGYRDYDERDLHTLHFIGRARDVGFPIEDIRQLLQLWQDRSRSSADVKTLALARAEELGRKARQLEEMRATLQGLADACSGDDRPDCPILAGLESAKCKLEGT, from the coding sequence GTGAAAATCGGGCAAATCTCTACGGCAAGCGGTGTAAGCCAGCGGATGATCCGGCACTACGAGAAGATCGGCTTGATACCTCAGGCAGCCAGGCGCGACTCCGGCTATCGCGATTATGACGAGCGCGATCTCCATACGCTTCACTTCATAGGCCGAGCGAGAGACGTCGGCTTTCCTATCGAGGACATTCGGCAGCTTCTGCAGCTTTGGCAGGACCGTTCCCGTTCCAGCGCCGATGTTAAGACACTGGCTCTCGCCAGGGCAGAAGAACTCGGCCGTAAGGCCCGCCAACTAGAGGAGATGCGGGCCACTCTGCAGGGCCTTGCCGATGCCTGCAGCGGTGATGATAGGCCTGATTGCCCCATCTTGGCGGGCCTTGAATCCGCAAAGTGTAAACTAGAAGGCACTTGA